GGGATGGTCCTCCCTGCACACGCTCCTCGACTGGCTGGTCGACCACTGGGATCAGCCCGGCGAGGGACTGTGGGAGACCCGCGGGGGGCGAAAGGACTTCACCTACGGTCGTGTGATGTCGTGGGTCGCCTTCGACCGGGCGCTGCGGCTCTCTTCCGCCAGTGGCCGCCCGGCAGCCCGCGGGCGCTGGGCGACCGAGCGTGACCGGATCTACGAGCAGGTCCTGGCCCGGGGATGGGACGCGAAGCGCGAGGCGTTCGTACAGCACTACGGCAGCGATGTGCTGGACTCGTCGCTGCTGCGGATCCCGACCGTGGGATTCATTACTCCGGACGACCCGATGTGGCGATCCACGCTGGACGCGATGGACCGGGAGCTGGTCAGCGACAGTCTCGTCTACCGCTACAACCCGGAGGCGTCGCCCGACGGACTCAGCGGTTCCGAGGGAACCTTCTCCCTGTGCACCTTCATGTACGTCGACGCACTCGCCCGGGCCGGCAGGACAGATCAGGCCAGGCTCGTGCTGGAGAAGATGCTCACGTACGCCAACCACCTCGGGCTGTACTCGGAGGAGATCGATCTCACGGGCCGACAGCTCGGCAACTTCCCCCAGGCATTCACCCACCTCGCCCTGATCGACGCGGCGATCACCTTGGACGCGAAGCTCAACGGGGCAGGCGGGAACGGGGGATAAGTCCCCGGACGGGCTCCTGCGGCGCTCACTTTCCGTGGGATGACGGGACGAACAGAACGACGCTGTCGTGTTCCTGGGCGGTGACCGTCCGGTTCTCGGTGACGGGATCCAGTCTGTGGTCGGCCCTGACCACGAAGAGCGTGTCGTGCTCCGGCGGCAGGGGGCTGGAGGCGGGCTGTACCAGGAAATGTGCCCCTCCCTCGTGACGTTCCGCCAGGACGTGACGGACGAGGGGCCTGCCGAAGAGGATGTCGCCGCCGGTGTAGGGGGCGACGACGCCGTGCGCATCGGGTGGGGGGCCGATTCGGTAGACCGGGCCTTCGACGTTGCCCTGCATGACGACCGATGCCAGCGCGTTGAAGTCGTCGTCGTCGGTGGCGAGGAAGACGGCCGTCACTCCCTCGAGCCGAGCCCCCGGGTTCGTGGCCGTGGCCAACAGGTCACCCTTGGCGAGCTCGATTCCCGCGTCCTTGATTCGCTGTCGTTCTTCATTGGCCCCGGCCCACATGAGCACGTCGAGATTGGCGGACTGCAGCGCCTTTCCCATGTCGACGACCCAGGGTTCGCCCCCGACGAGGAGGATGCGTGTTCCGACCGGCTTGACGACCCCGAGCCGCCGGGCCACGGGGGCTGCCGTCAGTGCGTACAGCAGGACCGTCCCCACGATCACCAGGAAGGTGACTGGGAGGATCTTCGCGGCGCCGCTCTCGCCTCGTTCCACGAGGTTGGCGGAGAACGCCGATGCCGTGGCAGCGGCCACGATGCCCCTCGGGTCCATCCATCCGATGAAGGCCCGTTCTCCTGTGGTCAGACCTGAATGTGTCGTCGCCGCGAAGGCGACGACGGGACGTACCACCAGGACGAGGATCGCGATGAGGGCAAGGGAGGGCAGGAGCACCGGTGTCAGCGAGGACGGGGTGACGGTGGACGAGATGGAGATGAACAGAAGCCCGATGATGAGTTGGATCAGGGTTTCGAAGAAGGGCCTGCGTGCGGGCATGTCGAAGCCGGGCAGGTTGGTGACGGCCAGCCCTGTGACGATCGCCGCGATGAGTCCCGTGTCGTCCCGGACGATGTCGCAGCCGGCGGAGACGGCGATGACGGTGGCGAGTTGGGCCAGCGTGCCCAGGGTTTCCCCGAGCCGCAGGACGCGCAGTGTGAACCACAGCAGTGCCGTGCCCACCGCACCACCGATCAGGCCCACGCCGAGGCTGATGCCGAACTGGCCGAGTTGGTACCCCCGGCCGATGTCGATCCGATGGGTGGTGGCGATGGCGTGGAAGACGAGAGCACCGAGAATGCCGCCGATGGGGTCGGTCAGCGTTCCTTCCCAGATGAGAATGCGTCGCACCTTGTCGTTCGGCCGCACGAAGTCGAGCACGGGCCCCACGACGGTGGGTCCCGACACGACGAGGATCACGCCGAGCATCGCGGCGACGCGCAGGGGCATGCCGAACATGGAGGGTGACACCATGCCGACGACCAGAAAGGTCAGGAGCACGCCGAAGATCAGCAGTCTGCCGACGATCCACCGCGTGTGGCCGGTGAGGTTGCGCAGGTTGAGTCCCAGACCGGCGTCGTAGAGGATCACCGCCACGGCCAGGGACACCAGGGCGGAGAAGTTCTGCCCCATCAGCTTGTCGGGATGGATGACATCGGTGAGGGCGCCTGCGGCGAATCCGGCAGGCAGCAGCAGGATCAGGGCGGGGACGCGGAGCTTGTTCGCCAGGATCTGCGAGCCGGTGGCCAGCACGACGGTAAGGGCGAGTCCGAGAAGGATCTGGTCGTCTGTCACAAGGGCTTCCCGAATCGAGTTCCTGCGTGAGGGGAGGCAACGCGGAGCGGGGGCATCAGGCGCTGCCTCCGGTGTCGTCTGCGTCCGGAGCGGTGGTCCGTCGCAGGTCGGAGTCGGTCAGCGCTTCCAGCTCGCCGCGGGTGTCGAGCCAGTACAACAGCCGTAGGGGCCGTCCGCCTCCGGCGCCTGGACGGGTTGCCCGTCGGCCCGCGGCTCGTCCGCGAGCCTCCAGCGGGTACGCATCGTGAGCAGGACGGCGAGGAGCGAGCCGAAGATGATCAGGTAGACCACGACGACCACTCCGAGTCACGGGCGGGCAGCGGTTGGGCGGGCGCGTCCGCCAGCAGGTCGACCGAGGGGTGCATAACCGCCTTCACTGTCAGCACGTAAAGGGGCGGTCAGCCGCCGGTGGCGAAGCCAGGGAAGAGCGTCATGCCGCCATCGACGTAGAGAGTGGTGCCCACCACGTAGTCCATGAGGTCGGAAGCGAGGGCGACGACGGCGTGGGCGATGTCCTGGGGATCACCGATCCGCTTGTACGGGATGAGCCGCAGGAGGTCTTCGCGAGCCTCCGCCGTCTCCCAGGCGCTCCGGTTGATCGGCGTCTGGATGGCGCCCGGGGCGACGGCGTTCACCCGGATCTTGTGCGGGGCGAGTTCCTGGGCGAGGGTCGCCATCATCATCTGGACGCCTCCCTTGGACGAGGCGTAGTTGACGTGGCCCGCCCACGGGATGACCTGGTGCACCGAACTCATACAGATGATCTTTCCGGCCGAGGAGGACACCTCGGGCACGACGCCGCGGCGCCGGAACTCCTTGGTCGCTTCCCGGGCGCAGAGGAACTGGCCGGTGAGATTGACGTCGAGTACCTTCTGCCACTGCTGGAGCGTCATCTCGGTGAAGGGCGCGTCGCGCTGCAGGCCGGCGTTGGCGACCAGGATGTCGATCGTCCCGAACTCCTGGACCATCCGGTCCATCATGGCCGTGACCTGGTCCTCCTGGGAGACGTCCGCTTCGTAGGCAGCCGCACGTACCCCGAAGGAAGCGATCTCCTCGACCACTTCTTCCGCAGCGTCCCGGCCGGACACGTAGTTGACGACCACATCGGCTCCCGCTCGGCCCAGCCCGATGGCGGTGGCCTTACCGATGCCCGAGTTGGCTCCTGTGACCAGAGCTTTCTGGCCCTTCAGCAGCTGCTCCGGGATGACGCCCTGGGGCGCGTTCGCAGTGGAGTCCATGGTCCTTTGTCTCCCTCGTTACGCGGATCCGGGCGGTTGGATCGGTCCCGGCCCGTACACCGGGTCAAGAATCACCGACCGCAGGGCCGCAGAGGTTCGCTGGAGCCGCTGTTGGGCAATCCGGCGGAAGTTTTCGCCCGGTCGGACCAGCGTTACTGTCCGTCAACCCATCCGAGGCGCATCAGAGCGTCCGCCGAGATGCGGGTGGGGCCGTGCCGTCGCGACGGCTGTGGACGAGGTCATGCGGATGCCCATGGGCTCAAGCCCCACCGCAGGACATGGCTGGCGCCGGGCTGCAGGACGGTGAGGTCGGCGCCGCTGCGGAACGCGTCCGGCGGACAGGACATGGCTTCCACGGCAACACCGCGGCGCCGGTGACCGGGATCGGACAGCGTGTCCCCGGTATAGAGCTGGACGTACCGGGCGCCTTCGCCCAGCCAGATGTCGACGCCGTGCGACCTGGACGGATGCGTCAGCTGTACGAAGGCACGGCCCCGTTCGTCGCGGGTCAACCCCGTGAAGGCGGTGTCGAGCCGCAGCGCGCCGATGGGACGCTCGGTGCGGAAGTCGTACGCGCTGCCGGCGACGGACTCGCGGCCGGTCGGAAGGCCCTGTTCGTCGGTGGGCAGCCAGTACTCGCCGGGAACGGTCAACAGGGTGCTGTCGACCGTGTCGGTGCCGACCGTCAGGTACGGGTGCTGCCCCACTCCGTACGGAGCGGCCGTCTCTCCCGCGTTGGTGGCGCAGATGACGACCTCGAGCCCGTCAGGACCCAGCCGGTATTGCGCGACGACGTCGAGGAGGAAGGGATATCCCGGCTGCGGAAAGAGCGAGGTTCCGACCCTCACCGCTTCGTCACTGCGGGCGAGCAGCCGCCAAGGGGTCCAGCGGAGCAACCCGTGGATCGCGGTGAGCCGCTCCGGCTCGGTCAGTGGGAGCTGCTGGTCCACTCCGTCGAAACGGTACCGGCCTCCACCGATCCGGTTCGGCCAGGGAATGAGCAGCTGTCCACGTCCACCGCTGATGGGCGAGCCGGCGTCGACACCGTCCAGTACCGCTCGGCCGTCCACCGTGTAGTGGGTCAAGGTCGCACCCAACTGCACGACGACGGCGCTCTGCCCGCCGCGCCGCAGCTCCCATCGTTCGCCCGTCGGCCCTGGGGACACCCCTGGCATTCCGAACGGGCCGGAGGTGAACCCGTCGGCTCCGGTCGGAGCGTCGCCCGGAGCGGTCTCGCGTCGCAGCAACGACAGGACCGCGTCCACGATCGCCTCCGGTGGCTGATCGATCTCCACCACCAGTGGGTCCTCGTCCGGCTCCGGTTCCTCCAGATCCGCAAGTTGGCTCTGCAGCAGCTCGGCCGGAAAGAAATGCCCGCGCCGTCCCCCCAGCCTCGAGCGCAACAGAGCTGGCGCACCTCGGAGATAGATGAGCCGGACTTCGGGGCGTCCGCCGATGAGCCGGTTGCGGTAGGCCCTCTTGAGCGCGGAGCAGGTGACGACGATCGACAGGCCCGCGGCGATCTTGCGGTCCATCCAGGCTCGGATGTCGTCCAGCCACGGCTCCCGATCCGCATCCGAAAGAGCCAGGCCGGCCGCCATTTTGGCGCGGTTGTGCGCGGAATGGAACTCGTCCGCGTCCCGGTGGGGCCAGTCGAGGCGGTCGGCGAGCAGCCCCGCCACGGTGCTCTTTCCGGAACCTGCCGCGCCGACGATGAGCAGCACCCTCGGCTGCTGCTGGGTATCAGCCCCGCTGTGGTCCGCAGGGGGCACGCCGGGCGTCATGTCTTCTCCGGTCCGGGAGACGTACGAAGAGCCCGGATGGCGAACCCGTCGATGCCCACGCCTCTTGCCGCGTGACCCGCACCACCTGCACCTCGGATCCTCATGGCCCCTGCCTCGTGTCGGGTGCTCCGGACCTGGGGATCAGGCGGAGTACCTCCAATCTCGCCCGGATGGCCAGCGAGCGCACCTTGGTCGTCCGGGCGCACCACGGAACCCTGCCCGGTGCCCGCGCGCCCCGTCGCGAGCCGCTGCACGCTGTGTGTCGGGGGCCGGCGGTGCTTCCCGAGCCCGGGAGGGTTTCACCGCAGCGCGGTCGGCGTTCTGGTCACCACTGGGGGACGAGCGGCGTGTCCGGTTCGTGGCGGCGCCAGGCTTCGGTGAGGCGGACGAGGCGGGTGGGGGCGGCGATGCCGCGCACGGTGGCGATCTTGCCGTTGGCCATGTCGAACGTGACGGCGCCGACGACCCGGTCGTCGCCGAGCACGAAGAGGATGGCGGGCGCGCCGTTGACGCGCGCGTAGTGGATGGCGGTCGCGCCGCCGGCGAGTCGCCGTTTCGCCGGTGTGGAGGTGAAGCCTGCCCGTGCGACGGCGGCGATGCGCTGCGGAGTGTCGTACCGCAGCAGCTTCTTCGTCAGACCGGCACCGTCGGAGATCGAGGTCGCGTCGTCGGTGAGCAGGGCCACCAGCTGTTCGGTGCGGCCCGAGGAAGCAGCGGCGAGGAACTCCTCGACGATCCTGCGGGCGGATGCCGGGTCGGCTTCGCCGCCGCGGCGGCGCGCGGCGGTGAGCCGGCTCCGGGCCCGGTGGAGGTGCTGCTGACTTGCGGACTCCGTGAGGTCGAGGATCTCGGCGATCTCGGCGTGGCCGTACGAGAACGCTTCGCGCAGGATGTAGACGGCCCGCTCGTGGGGGGACAGGCGCTCCATGAGTGTCAGCACGGCCAGGGAGACCGATTCGCGCTGCTCGAACGTGTCGGCCGGGCCGAGCATCGGGTCGCCGTCGAGGAGCGGTTCGGGCAGCCAGTCGCCGACGGCGCGTTCGCGGCGGGCGTGTGCCGAGCGCAGCCGGTCGAGGCACAGGTTGGTGACGACCTTGGTCAGCCATGCTTCCGGCACCTTGATCCGCTGCCGGTCGGCGGCCTGCCAGTGCAGGAACGCGTCCTGCACGGCGTCCTCGGCGTCGGCGGCGGAGCCCAGCAGCCGGTACGCCAGCGAGGCCAGCCGGTTCCGGCTGGCCTCGAACCGACCGGTGTCGAAGCCATCAGTGGTGCTGTCCACGCGGAACACCCTAGGGCCTGTCGTCAAACTTCCGTCTGCCGCGCGGTGTCTGGCACGCACGCTCGCGG
The Streptomyces sp. NBC_00234 DNA segment above includes these coding regions:
- a CDS encoding SDR family oxidoreductase, which encodes MDSTANAPQGVIPEQLLKGQKALVTGANSGIGKATAIGLGRAGADVVVNYVSGRDAAEEVVEEIASFGVRAAAYEADVSQEDQVTAMMDRMVQEFGTIDILVANAGLQRDAPFTEMTLQQWQKVLDVNLTGQFLCAREATKEFRRRGVVPEVSSSAGKIICMSSVHQVIPWAGHVNYASSKGGVQMMMATLAQELAPHKIRVNAVAPGAIQTPINRSAWETAEAREDLLRLIPYKRIGDPQDIAHAVVALASDLMDYVVGTTLYVDGGMTLFPGFATGG
- a CDS encoding aldose epimerase family protein, with the translated sequence MTPGVPPADHSGADTQQQPRVLLIVGAAGSGKSTVAGLLADRLDWPHRDADEFHSAHNRAKMAAGLALSDADREPWLDDIRAWMDRKIAAGLSIVVTCSALKRAYRNRLIGGRPEVRLIYLRGAPALLRSRLGGRRGHFFPAELLQSQLADLEEPEPDEDPLVVEIDQPPEAIVDAVLSLLRRETAPGDAPTGADGFTSGPFGMPGVSPGPTGERWELRRGGQSAVVVQLGATLTHYTVDGRAVLDGVDAGSPISGGRGQLLIPWPNRIGGGRYRFDGVDQQLPLTEPERLTAIHGLLRWTPWRLLARSDEAVRVGTSLFPQPGYPFLLDVVAQYRLGPDGLEVVICATNAGETAAPYGVGQHPYLTVGTDTVDSTLLTVPGEYWLPTDEQGLPTGRESVAGSAYDFRTERPIGALRLDTAFTGLTRDERGRAFVQLTHPSRSHGVDIWLGEGARYVQLYTGDTLSDPGHRRRGVAVEAMSCPPDAFRSGADLTVLQPGASHVLRWGLSPWASA
- a CDS encoding cation:proton antiporter yields the protein MTDDQILLGLALTVVLATGSQILANKLRVPALILLLPAGFAAGALTDVIHPDKLMGQNFSALVSLAVAVILYDAGLGLNLRNLTGHTRWIVGRLLIFGVLLTFLVVGMVSPSMFGMPLRVAAMLGVILVVSGPTVVGPVLDFVRPNDKVRRILIWEGTLTDPIGGILGALVFHAIATTHRIDIGRGYQLGQFGISLGVGLIGGAVGTALLWFTLRVLRLGETLGTLAQLATVIAVSAGCDIVRDDTGLIAAIVTGLAVTNLPGFDMPARRPFFETLIQLIIGLLFISISSTVTPSSLTPVLLPSLALIAILVLVVRPVVAFAATTHSGLTTGERAFIGWMDPRGIVAAATASAFSANLVERGESGAAKILPVTFLVIVGTVLLYALTAAPVARRLGVVKPVGTRILLVGGEPWVVDMGKALQSANLDVLMWAGANEERQRIKDAGIELAKGDLLATATNPGARLEGVTAVFLATDDDDFNALASVVMQGNVEGPVYRIGPPPDAHGVVAPYTGGDILFGRPLVRHVLAERHEGGAHFLVQPASSPLPPEHDTLFVVRADHRLDPVTENRTVTAQEHDSVVLFVPSSHGK
- a CDS encoding sigma-70 family RNA polymerase sigma factor; the encoded protein is MDSTTDGFDTGRFEASRNRLASLAYRLLGSAADAEDAVQDAFLHWQAADRQRIKVPEAWLTKVVTNLCLDRLRSAHARRERAVGDWLPEPLLDGDPMLGPADTFEQRESVSLAVLTLMERLSPHERAVYILREAFSYGHAEIAEILDLTESASQQHLHRARSRLTAARRRGGEADPASARRIVEEFLAAASSGRTEQLVALLTDDATSISDGAGLTKKLLRYDTPQRIAAVARAGFTSTPAKRRLAGGATAIHYARVNGAPAILFVLGDDRVVGAVTFDMANGKIATVRGIAAPTRLVRLTEAWRRHEPDTPLVPQW